CATGTCCATTTTCAGGCTCTTGGATCCCTATACTTTCTTTACCAACCTTATCTCTTTCTACAACTCTTTTCACAGTTACATCAAATTTTGGCGTATTAAAAGTTTTGTTTAATGAATACTCTTTTTCTTTTATTTTTGTCTTTTCTTTTGTTTGTTCCGTGTTTTTCGAATCTGTATTCCCTTTCGTTGTATCGTTTGTTTTTGTTTTCACATTCTTTTCTTCTTGCTTAGAAGTGGTTTCTTTAGATTCAGAAGAAGTTTTGTCAGATGTACTTCCACACCCAGATAAGTTAAATACTAAAGCGCCACCCAAAATACATGTAGTAAATTTTTTCAACATCCTTTTT
This sequence is a window from Bacillus pseudomycoides DSM 12442. Protein-coding genes within it:
- a CDS encoding DUF4352 domain-containing protein, with product MLKKFTTCILGGALVFNLSGCGSTSDKTSSESKETTSKQEEKNVKTKTNDTTKGNTDSKNTEQTKEKTKIKEKEYSLNKTFNTPKFDVTVKRVVERDKVGKESIGIQEPENGHVFIVIEVEGKNITNEPMKLAVLPSVDLVDENDNAYQSDVWATSSYEVEKGETSTISKELKPGDVKRGNKVYVINKEKFDTGKWYVLVNHEHKEQIK